A single Phragmites australis chromosome 4, lpPhrAust1.1, whole genome shotgun sequence DNA region contains:
- the LOC133914178 gene encoding uncharacterized protein LOC133914178, translating into MVMRRRTSASFFGGLLTRELGGAGASSRGAARLPYLADLSSDPGGRGGGVISVEHSGDPAIPFAVSFGKTAKTSQFLAVADEDGYVSLYDTRRRLPSSSSSLEKSAETRVFDWVAHNNAIFDVCWIKEGSQIMTASGDQTVRIWSVGNRKCIGVLSGHTGSVKSLSCHSSNPELIVSGSRDGSFALWDLRCNPKSSSSHGEQCLMSSAVVREAHSPIQRSRTRSRAKAASTSITSVLYLKDDVSIATSGASDNVVKIWDTRNLKVPVSSKNSQAGTQHLEGVKHGISCLSQDSHGAYIAASCMDNRIYLYSVLHVNKGPIKIFTGSKIESFFVKSAISPDGTHMLGGSSDGNVYLWQVDQPESSPIVLEGHEGEVTSVDWCVSEVGKIVTSSDDSTVRVWGTKKMDCTNVSSPTVIRKRITVPNTEYRRSATHERATTSRDAVACTSVDGESPSGTHSPLQPRALDFGTPESAKKRPFALFQEEAFDVRKSPEAPMNSPSSVLSPPPSLKRRTIRDYFASSTS; encoded by the exons atggtGATGCGGCGGCGCACCTCCGCGTCCTTCTTCGGCGGCCTCCTGACCCGGGAGCTCGGCGGTGCCGGGGCCTCCTcccgcggcgcggcgcggctaCCGTACCTCGCCGACCTCTCCTCCGACCCCgggggccgcggcggcggggtcATATCCGTCGAGCACTCCGGCGACCCCGCCATCCCCTTCGCCGTCTCCTTCGGCAAG ACCGCGAAGACATCTCAGTTCCTGGCGGTCGCCGACGAGGATGGCTACGTCAGTCTCTATGACACCCGCCGGCGCCTCCCGTCCAGCTCGTCATCTCTAGAGAAGTCAG CTGAAACGAGGGTGTTCGATTGGGTTGCCCACAACAATGCAATCTTTGATGTGTGCTGGATTAAG GAGGGATCCCAAATAATGACTGCATCGGGCGATCAAACT GTGAGGATATGGAGCGTGGGAAATAGGAAATGCATTGGTGTCTTGTCAGGACACACTGGAAGTGTGAAGTCGCTGTCATGCCATTCTTCAAATCCTG AGCTTATTGTTTCCGGTTCAAGGGACGGTTCATTTGCTCTTTGGGATTTAAGATGTAACCCTAAATCTTCAAGTAGCCATGGTGAACAATGCCTTAT GTCTTCTGCTGTTGTCAGAGAAGCCCACAGTCCAATCCAAAGGAGCCGAACAAGGTCTCGAGCAAAG GCCGCTTCAACAAGCATCACATCAGTTCTTTATCTGAAAGACGATGTCTCCATTGCTACTTCTGGAGCATCAGACAA TGTTGTGAAAATATGGGACACACGAAACCTTAAAGTGCCTGTCTCCAGCAAAAACTCTCAAGCAGGGACACAACATTTG GAGGGTGTGAAACATGGAATCTCTTGCCTATCTCAAGACTCACATGGTGCATACATTGCTGCGTCATGCATGGATAACAG GATCTATTTATACAGTGTTCTCCATGTGAACAAGGGCCCAATCAAGATTTTCACTGGCAGCAAAATTGAGTCTTTCTTTGTCAAA TCTGCTATTAGCCCTGATGGAACTCACATGCTTGGTGGTTCGAGTGATGGAAATGTATACTTGTGGCAG GTGGATCAACCTGAAAGTAGCCCCATAGTTTTAGAAGGCCATGAAGGTGAAGTCACTTCAGTTGACTG GTGTGTATCTGAGGTTGGAAAGATAGTAACATCTTCTGATGATTCCACG GTTCGTGTATGGGGTACCAAGAAAATGGATTGCACCAACGTAAGCTCACCAACAGTAATCCGTAAGCGGATAACTGTGCCAAACACCGAGTACCGAAGGTCTGCTACGCATGAGCGAGCTACTACTTCAAGAGACGCGGTTGCCTGCACCAGTGTTGATGGTGAATCGCCAAGTGGCACCCACTCTCCCCTTCAACCCAGAGCACTAGACTTTGGCACTCCAGAATCTGCGAAGAAGAGACCATTTGCATTGTTTCAGGAGGAGGCCTTTGATGTGAGGAAGAGCCCGGAAGCTCCAATGAACAGCCCCTCTTCAGTTCTAAGCCCGCCTCCTTCGCTGAAAAGGAGAACAATTCGGGACTACTTCGCCAGTAGTACATCATGA
- the LOC133915663 gene encoding pescadillo homolog isoform X1, with the protein MPKHYRPPGKKKEGNAAKYITRTKAVNYLQISLATFRKLCILKGVFPRQPKKKVEGNHKTYYHMKDIVFLLHDPLIEKFREIKVHRKKVKKAVAKKNKDLADRLLNRPPTYKLDRLILERYPTFVDALRDLDDCLTMVHLFAALPAVDGERVEVKRIHNCRRLSHEWQAYISRTHSLRKTFISVKGIYYQAEVQGQKITWLTPHALQQVLTDDVDFNVMLTFLEFYETLLGFANFKLYHSINVNYPPILDSRLEALAAELYALCRYMYAGSGRVIGNSESGRLIEEKVDENSKASSKADESELRLAQLQHQLPTNEPGALMHLVEESTAVDADDNETKECKSLFKNLKFYLSREVPRESLLFIIPAFGGTVSWEGEGAPFNEVDEDITHQIVDRPTQSHVFLSRQYVQPQWIYDCVNARIILPTEGYFVGRVPPPHLSPFVDNDAEGYIPEYAETINRLQAAARNEVLPLPGIGDEDLDNSLVAAIIDRTESNEAAEKKRKLDMLEKQYHDELKMEYEGITFSNLSNKRADNSPDAMDKDDTQSDHVDANKQAEKDAADISKALMSRKTRGLVKAIEIGKERKKDKVELLKKRKKDADSGASAKRR; encoded by the exons atgccgAAGCACTACCGCCCTCCG GGCAAGAAGAAGGAGGGGAACGCGGCGAAGTACATCACGAGGACCAAGGCGGTGAACTACCTGCAGATTAGCCTCGCAACATTCAG GAAGCTATGCATACTCAAGGGGGTCTTTCCGCGGCAGCCGAAGAAGAAGGTGGAAGGGAACCACAAGACCTACTACCACATGAAGGATATCGTCTTCCTGCTTCATGACCCTTTGATTGAAAAGTTCAG GGAAATCAAGGTCCACAGAAAGAAGGTTAAGAAGGCTGTTGCTAAGAAAAACAAGGATCTTGCAGACAGATTGTTGAATCGACCACCAACTTACAAGCTTGATAGGCTTATCCTTGAAAG ATATCCGACGTTTGTTGATGCTCTTCGAGACTTGGATGATTGCCTTACAATGGTGCATCTGTTTGCGGCATTACCTGCTGTTGATGGTGAGCGTGTTGAAGTCAAACGAATCCATAACTGCCGCAG GTTAAGCCATGAATGGCAAGCATACATATCCCGTACTCATTCTCTGAGGAAGACATTTATTTCTGTGAAGGGCATATATTACCAG GCTGAAGTTCAAGGACAAAAGATCACCTGGCTAACTCCTCATGCTCTTCAGCAAGTATTAACTGATGATGTTGACTTCAATGTGATGCTCACTTTTTTGGAATTCTACGAG ACACTTCTAGGATTTGCAAACTTCAAGCTTTATCATTCAATAAATGTAAATTATCCTCCTATTCTGGATTCTCGTTTGGAAGCTTTAGCTGCTG AGCTCTATGCATTGTGCCGATACATGTATGCTGGTTCCGGAAGAGTGATTGGCAATTCAGAATCTGGCAGATTAATTGAGGAAAAAGTGGACGAAAATAGTAAAGCAAGCTCAAAAGCAGATGAGTCTGAACTTAGATTGGCACAGCTTCAGCATCAGCTCCCAACTAATGAACCTGGTGCACTGATGCATCTTGTAGAAGAATCGACTGCTGTTGATGCAGATGATAACGAGACTAAAGAATGCAAAAGTTTATTTAAGAACTTAAAGTTCTACTTGAGTCGTGAG GTGCCTAGGGAGTCCCTTTTATTTATTATTCCAGCATTTGGAGGAACTGTTTCATGGGAAGGAGAAGGAGCTCCATTTAATGAAGTAGATGAAGACATCACTCACCAG ATTGTTGATAGGCCAACACAAAGCCATGTTTTCCTTTCTAGGCAGTATGTTCAACCACAGTGGATATATGATTGTGTAAATGCTCGCATCATATTGCCGACAGAAGGTTATTTTGTTGGAAG AGTACCTCCCCCGCATTTGTCTCCTTTTGTGGACAATGATGCAGAGGGTTACATTCCCGAGTATGCAGAGACAATAAACAGGCTGCAAGCTGCTGCTCGCAATGAGGTCTTGCCTCTGCCAGGTATAGGTGATGAAGATCTGGATAATTCGTTGGTAGCAGCAATCATTGATCGAACAGAGTCTAACGAAGCTGCTGAAAAGAAGAGGAAG TTGGACATGCTAGAGAAGCAATACCATGACGAGCTGAAGATGGAATATGAGGGCATTACTTTCTCTAATCTGTCAAATAAGAGAgcagataactcaccagatgcCATGGACAAAGATGATACTCAGTCAGATCACGTGGATGCTAATAAACAAGCCGAGAAGGATGCTGCTGACATTTCTAAGGCTCTCATGTCTCGCAAGACGAGAGGCCTTGTTAAAGCAATTGAG ATTGGcaaggaaaggaaaaaagataAAGTCGAACTactcaagaaaagaaaaaaagatgctGATTCTGGTGCTTCTGCTAAGCGACGCTGA
- the LOC133915663 gene encoding pescadillo homolog isoform X2: MPKHYRPPGKKKEGNAAKYITRTKAVNYLQISLATFRKLCILKGVFPRQPKKKVEGNHKTYYHMKDIVFLLHDPLIEKFREIKVHRKKVKKAVAKKNKDLADRLLNRPPTYKLDRLILERYPTFVDALRDLDDCLTMVHLFAALPAVDGERVEVKRIHNCRRLSHEWQAYISRTHSLRKTFISVKGIYYQAEVQGQKITWLTPHALQQVLTDDVDFNVMLTFLEFYETLLGFANFKLYHSINVNYPPILDSRLEALAAELYALCRYMYAGSGRVIGNSESGRLIEEKVDENSKASSKADESELRLAQLQHQLPTNEPGALMHLVEESTAVDADDNETKECKSLFKNLKFYLSREVPRESLLFIIPAFGGTVSWEGEGAPFNEVDEDITHQIVDRPTQSHVFLSRQYVQPQWIYDCVNARIILPTEGYFVGRVPPPHLSPFVDNDAEGYIPEYAETINRLQAAARNEVLPLPGIGDEDLDNSLVAAIIDRTESNEAAEKKRKLDMLEKQYHDELKMEYEGITFSNLSNKRADNSPDAMDKDDTQSDHVDANKQAEKDAADISKALMSRKTRGLVKAIEIGKERKKDKVELLKKRKKDADSGASAKRR, from the exons atgccgAAGCACTACCGCCCTCCG GGCAAGAAGAAGGAGGGGAACGCGGCGAAGTACATCACGAGGACCAAGGCGGTGAACTACCTGCAGATTAGCCTCGCAACATTCAG GAAGCTATGCATACTCAAGGGGGTCTTTCCGCGGCAGCCGAAGAAGAAGGTGGAAGGGAACCACAAGACCTACTACCACATGAAGGATATCGTCTTCCTGCTTCATGACCCTTTGATTGAAAAGTTCAG GGAAATCAAGGTCCACAGAAAGAAGGTTAAGAAGGCTGTTGCTAAGAAAAACAAGGATCTTGCAGACAGATTGTTGAATCGACCACCAACTTACAAGCTTGATAGGCTTATCCTTGAAAG ATATCCGACGTTTGTTGATGCTCTTCGAGACTTGGATGATTGCCTTACAATGGTGCATCTGTTTGCGGCATTACCTGCTGTTGATGGTGAGCGTGTTGAAGTCAAACGAATCCATAACTGCCGCAG GTTAAGCCATGAATGGCAAGCATACATATCCCGTACTCATTCTCTGAGGAAGACATTTATTTCTGTGAAGGGCATATATTACCAG GCTGAAGTTCAAGGACAAAAGATCACCTGGCTAACTCCTCATGCTCTTCAGCAAGTATTAACTGATGATGTTGACTTCAATGTGATGCTCACTTTTTTGGAATTCTACGAG ACACTTCTAGGATTTGCAAACTTCAAGCTTTATCATTCAATAAATGTAAATTATCCTCCTATTCTGGATTCTCGTTTGGAAGCTTTAGCTG CAGAGCTCTATGCATTGTGCCGATACATGTATGCTGGTTCCGGAAGAGTGATTGGCAATTCAGAATCTGGCAGATTAATTGAGGAAAAAGTGGACGAAAATAGTAAAGCAAGCTCAAAAGCAGATGAGTCTGAACTTAGATTGGCACAGCTTCAGCATCAGCTCCCAACTAATGAACCTGGTGCACTGATGCATCTTGTAGAAGAATCGACTGCTGTTGATGCAGATGATAACGAGACTAAAGAATGCAAAAGTTTATTTAAGAACTTAAAGTTCTACTTGAGTCGTGAG GTGCCTAGGGAGTCCCTTTTATTTATTATTCCAGCATTTGGAGGAACTGTTTCATGGGAAGGAGAAGGAGCTCCATTTAATGAAGTAGATGAAGACATCACTCACCAG ATTGTTGATAGGCCAACACAAAGCCATGTTTTCCTTTCTAGGCAGTATGTTCAACCACAGTGGATATATGATTGTGTAAATGCTCGCATCATATTGCCGACAGAAGGTTATTTTGTTGGAAG AGTACCTCCCCCGCATTTGTCTCCTTTTGTGGACAATGATGCAGAGGGTTACATTCCCGAGTATGCAGAGACAATAAACAGGCTGCAAGCTGCTGCTCGCAATGAGGTCTTGCCTCTGCCAGGTATAGGTGATGAAGATCTGGATAATTCGTTGGTAGCAGCAATCATTGATCGAACAGAGTCTAACGAAGCTGCTGAAAAGAAGAGGAAG TTGGACATGCTAGAGAAGCAATACCATGACGAGCTGAAGATGGAATATGAGGGCATTACTTTCTCTAATCTGTCAAATAAGAGAgcagataactcaccagatgcCATGGACAAAGATGATACTCAGTCAGATCACGTGGATGCTAATAAACAAGCCGAGAAGGATGCTGCTGACATTTCTAAGGCTCTCATGTCTCGCAAGACGAGAGGCCTTGTTAAAGCAATTGAG ATTGGcaaggaaaggaaaaaagataAAGTCGAACTactcaagaaaagaaaaaaagatgctGATTCTGGTGCTTCTGCTAAGCGACGCTGA